One part of the Melioribacteraceae bacterium genome encodes these proteins:
- the rfaE1 gene encoding D-glycero-beta-D-manno-heptose-7-phosphate kinase has product MLNTSLKKLKAIQNNFNGKKIAVIGDMMLDCYYWGNVQRISPEAPVPVVEVDNEFSRFGGALNVAYNILTLGGIPIPLGVVGIDSDAKLIRNLMSKSGINDQGMIPDKERSTTSKTRVIADNQHVVRIDRESTFPISSKIENKLLSFLKKEIKKIDAIILQDYNKGVLTQNFISSIISIAAESKKIITVDPKFNNFFTYRDVTVFKPNRKETEDALGIKIKSAHDISRAGKSLLENIKAKYVLLTLGAEGIALFEKGKSERRIPTKARKVADVSGAGDTVISTLTMALTAGAGIYDAAYLANFAGGLVCEDVGIVPIDQKKLFDAVIGELK; this is encoded by the coding sequence ATGCTTAATACTTCTCTAAAAAAACTGAAAGCAATTCAAAACAATTTCAACGGTAAGAAAATTGCAGTAATCGGCGACATGATGCTCGATTGTTACTATTGGGGTAATGTGCAGAGAATTTCTCCGGAAGCACCAGTCCCGGTTGTAGAGGTTGATAATGAGTTCTCCAGATTCGGCGGCGCTCTTAATGTAGCATATAATATTTTAACGCTCGGCGGAATTCCAATTCCGCTCGGTGTCGTCGGCATCGACAGCGATGCAAAACTGATCAGAAATCTTATGAGCAAAAGCGGGATAAACGACCAGGGAATGATTCCGGATAAAGAAAGATCTACTACATCCAAAACCAGAGTGATTGCAGATAATCAGCATGTTGTAAGAATCGACAGGGAAAGCACTTTTCCGATCAGCTCAAAAATTGAAAACAAACTTCTCTCCTTTTTGAAAAAGGAAATAAAAAAAATTGACGCAATAATTCTTCAGGATTACAACAAGGGTGTTCTAACTCAAAACTTTATTTCCAGTATAATCTCTATTGCTGCGGAATCGAAAAAAATCATTACCGTCGATCCAAAATTCAACAACTTCTTTACTTACCGGGATGTAACAGTCTTTAAACCGAACAGAAAGGAAACTGAAGACGCATTAGGAATCAAAATAAAATCGGCTCATGATATTTCCAGGGCAGGCAAAAGTCTCCTCGAAAATATAAAAGCAAAGTATGTACTCCTTACACTGGGGGCTGAAGGGATCGCTCTGTTCGAGAAAGGGAAATCCGAACGCAGAATACCTACAAAGGCCAGAAAGGTTGCCGATGTTTCGGGCGCCGGAGATACCGTTATATCAACTCTTACTATGGCTCTTACTGCAGGTGCCGGTATTTATGATGCGGCATATCTCGCAAACTTTGCCGGCGGACTCGTATGCGAGGATGTTGGTATAGTTCCAATTGACCAGAAGAAACTTTTTGATGCAGTTATCGGGGAATTGAAATGA
- the rfaE2 gene encoding D-glycero-beta-D-manno-heptose 1-phosphate adenylyltransferase, whose translation MNNFKTVDELVLIRGELKKQNRKIVFTNGCFDILHAGHVDYLSKAKLFGDVLIVALNSDESVARIKGSKRPIVPFNERAFVIANLKAVDYVTKFEEDTPFETIKKIVPDILVKGADWNIENIVGRDIVEAAGGKVETIEFVNFQSTSGIIKTILERFGG comes from the coding sequence ATGAATAATTTTAAAACAGTCGACGAACTTGTACTGATCAGAGGAGAATTAAAAAAACAGAACAGGAAAATTGTCTTTACAAACGGATGTTTCGACATTCTTCATGCAGGTCATGTGGATTATCTTTCCAAGGCAAAATTGTTCGGCGATGTTTTGATTGTTGCATTAAACTCCGATGAATCTGTTGCCAGGATCAAAGGAAGCAAAAGGCCTATAGTACCCTTCAACGAAAGGGCTTTCGTTATAGCGAATCTTAAAGCTGTCGATTACGTTACAAAATTTGAAGAAGATACACCGTTCGAGACAATAAAGAAAATTGTTCCAGATATACTTGTTAAAGGAGCCGATTGGAATATTGAGAATATTGTTGGAAGGGATATTGTAGAAGCTGCCGGGGGTAAAGTGGAAACTATTGAATTTGTAAATTTTCAATCGACTTCAGGCATTATCAAAACTATTCTTGAAAGATTTGGCGGATAA